Sequence from the Agrococcus sp. SL85 genome:
GCCTCCTTCACCGCGGCGTTCAGCGACGCGTCGCGCAGCGGGTGCGCGCCCTCCTCGTCGCGCCAGGCCAGCAGGCGCGAGCGCGCGGAGCGGCCGGCCTTCAGGTCCTCGATGCAGCGCGCGAGCGGGCCGTCCTCGATCGTCGTGTCGAAGCGCTGCCCCGACTTCGCGGGGAACTTCAGCCGGATCGCGTCGCCCGTCACGGTCGCGTGCCGGCACAGCAGCGTCATGAGGCCGTGCGAGCCGTGCTCCTCGGCGTAGGCGTCGCCGCCCGCGCGGATCGCGACGAGGTCGAGCAGGCGCAGCGCCGCGGCGAGCACCCGCTCGCGCGGCAGGGCCTCGAGCGCGAGCTCTCGCGTCACGCGCCGCCGCATCGCGGGCAGCGCCTCCGCGAGGTCGAGCGCGCGCTCGTGCTTCATCCGGTCGCGGCGCTCGCGCCAGGCCTCGTGGTAGCGGTACTGCGTGCGGCCGGCGTCGTCGACGCCGATCGCCTGGATGTGCGCGCGCTCGTCGGCGGCGATCCACACGTCCCTCCAGGCCGGCGGGATGGCGAGCGCCTGCGCGCGCTCGCGATCGGCGACCGAGACCGGGCGCCCGCTGTCGTGCCGGAACGACCAGCCGGAGCCCGACCTCCGACGGCGGATGCCCGGGTCCTCGTTCGGCGTCGCGCGCCGCAGCCTCACCATGCCGGCGATGCTAGACCGCGACGGGGGACAGGAGGCTGGGCGTCAGTCGGCCTTCCAGCGGCCGCCCTCGGCGCTGCGCGACTTCGACTGCCACTCGCTCTCGGTGTCGAGCACGCGCCGGTGCTTCGTCTCCGCCCACTCGTCGGCGAGCCCCACGAGCACCGCCTCGACGGCGGCGCGCTCCTCAGCGGTCGGCGAGCCGCCGACGACCTCGAGGATGGGGCGGTCGTCGCGCGGCTCGGTGGCGGCGGGGTCGTTCACAGCGGGATGTTCCCGTGCTTGCGCTCCGGCCGCTGCACGCGCTTCGTGCGCAGCGCGCGGAACGCGCGCGTCACGGCCACGCGGGTCTCGGCCGGCTCGATGATGCCGTCGAGCTCGCCGCGCTCGGCCGCGAGGAACGGCGAGGCCACGTTGTAGGTGTACTCGCTCGCGAGGCGCGAGCGCACCGCGGCGACGTCCTCGCCCGCGGCCTCGGCCTCCTTGATCTCGGTGCGGTAGAGGATGTTCACGGCGCCCTGGCCGCCCATGACCGCGATCTCGGCCGAGGGCCACGCGATGTTGATGTCGGCGCCGAGCTGCTTCGAGCCCATCACGATGTAGGCGCCGCCGTAGGCCTTGCGCGTGATGACCGTGACCATCGGCACGGTCGCCTCCGCGTAGGCGTAGAGCAGCTTCGCGCCGCGGCGGATGACGCCCGACCACTCCTGGTCGGTGCCGGGCAGGTAGCCGGGCACGTCGACGACCGTGAGGATGGGGATCGAGAAGGAGTCGCAGAAGCGCACGAAGCGCGCGGCCTTCTCGCCCGCCTCGATGTTGAGCGTGCCCGCCATCTGCTTCGGCTGGTTCGCGATCACGCCGATCGTGCGGCCCTCGAGGCGGCCGAAGCCGATGACGATGTTGGGCGCGTAGAGCGGCTGCACCTCGAGGAACTCGCGGTCGTCCATGAGCGTCTCGATGATCGTCAGCACGTCGTAGGGCTGGTTCGGCGAGTCGGGGATGACCGTGTTGAGGCGGCGGTCGGCGTCGTTCACGACCCGCTCGGCCGTGTGGTCGTAGGCCGGCACCTCCGACTGGTTGTTGTCGGGGAGGTAGGCGAGGAGCGCCCGCACGTAGTCGAGCGCGTCGTCCTCGTCGGCGGCCAGGTAGTGGCTGACGCCCGAGACGGTGTTGTGGGTGCGGCCGCCGCCGAGCTCCTCGAAGCCGACCTCCTCGCCCGTGACCGTCTTGATGACGTCGGGGCCGGTGACGAACATGTGGCTCGACTTGTCGACCATGACGACGAAGTCGGTGAGGGCGGGGGAGTAGACCGCGCCGCCGGCCGCGGGGCCCATGACGATCGAGATCTGCGGGATGACACCGGAGGCAGCCGTGTTGCGGCGGAAGATCTCGCCGTACTTGCCGAGCGCGACCACACCCTCCTGGATGCGCGCGCCGCCCGAGTCGAGCATGCCGACGATGGGCACGCCCACCTTCATCGCGTAGTCCTGGATCTTGATGATCTTCTCGCCCGCGACCTCGCCGAGCGAGCCGCCGAAGGTCGTGAAGTCCTGCGCGTAGACCGCGACGCGGCGGCCGTGGACGGTGCCGATGCCCGTGACGACCGCGTCGCCGTAGGGGCGGTTCGCCTCCATGCCGAAGGCGCTCGTGCGGTGGCGCACGTAGGCGTCGAACTCGACGAACGAGCCCTGGTCGACGAACTGCTCGATGCGCTCGCGGGCCGTCTTCTTGCCCTTCGCGCCCTGCTTGTCGCGGGCCTTCGCCTCCTTGTCGGTCACCGCCTCGCGGTGGCGGTCGCGGAGATCGGCGATGCGCGACGCCGTCGTCGATGCGGGCACGGCTGCAGTGGTCTCGTCGGTCACGGCTACGAGCCTAGACGCCGCCCCATGCCAGTCGTTTGTGGACTCCCACAGCGTCCTGGGCCGAACCTCAGGCGGATCCCTCCAGGCTTCCGGTGCGCGGACGCGCCGCCGCCTAGCCTGGTCGCATGCTCTTCCCCGGCGCAGCCCGCATCGCGACCGTCATCGAGCTCGGGGCCGTCGGCTCGACCTTCGACGCCGTCGACGAGCGCGCCGACCACCTCACCACCTGGGCCACGCTCGACCAGCGCGCCGGGCGCGGCAGGCTCGGCCGCGAGTGGGTCTCGCCCGCCGGCAAGTGCCTCGCCGCCACCGTGCTCGTGCGCACGAAGGGCCTCTCCGAGGAGGCGGTCGGCTGGCTGCCGCTCGCCGCGGGCCTCGCGCTCGCCGATGCCCTCGACCCGCTCGTCGCCGACCGCGCTCGCATCAAGTGGCCGAACGACGTGCTCGTCGAGGGCAGGAAGGTCGCCGGGATCCTCTGCGAGCGCCGCACCACGGGCGTCGCCGTGGGGTTCGGCGTCAACCTGACCCTCACGCGCGCGGAGCTGCCGACCGACGCCGCGACCTCCCTCACGCTCGAGGGGGCCGACGCGACCGCGACGGTGCTCGCCGACTGCGTGCTCGCGCACGTCGTGCGCTCGCTCGGCGACCTGCTGCCCGCGCTCGGCTCCGAGCCGCTGCGCGCCGCCGTGGCCTCGCAGCTCGCCACGATCGGCCGCGACGTGCGGGTGACGCTGCCCGCGGGCGAGCTGCGCGGCCGCGCGGTCGGCCTCGGGCCGCACGGCGAGCTGCAGGTCGAATCCGAGGGCGAGATCGTCGACGTGCGGGCCGGTGACGTCGTCCACGTCCGCTGATCCGGCATGATCGTCGCGTGCCAGCCGGGGAGGAGCGCGTGATCGCGCGCATGCGACCGCATGCGCGGGTCCTCGTCGTGCCCGTGCTCGTGCTCTGGGCGGCGATCGGGCTCGGCACCCTGCTCGTCGACCGCGTCGACTGGCCGCTGTGGAACACCGCGGTCTGGACGGTCGCGGGCCTCGTCGTCGCGCTGCTCACGGTCGTGCCGACGCTCGCGTGGCTCTCGCGCGGCTTCGTCTTCACGACCGAGCGCGTCGTCATCCGCTCGGGCTTCGGCGGCACGCGGCGGGAGACGATGCTCTCGCGCGTGCACGACGTGACGGTGCGCCGCCGCGGGCTGCAGGCGCTCTTCGGTGCCGGCGACGTGCTGCTCTCGACGGGCGGCGACCGCGCCGTCGTGCTCGCCGACGTGCCGCTCGCGTCGCTCGTGCAGCGCATGCTCTCGGAGCAGCTCGGCGCGCGGGGGATCGCGATGCCGGAGCCCCCGCCCGGCCGCTGACCCCGCCGCCGTCGTCGTGCGGCGCCGCCGATGTGCGATGGAGCCGCGGATGCGGGAGGATCAGAGGCACGCGCGTGCCCGCGAGGGGCGCGGGACCTACGAGGAGCATCCATGAAGATCGCTGTGATCGGCTGCGGCTACCTGGGCGCGGTGCACGCCGCCGCGATGGCGTCGCTCGGCTACGAGACCGTCGGCGTCGACGTCGACGAGGCCAAGGTCGACCGCCTGCGACGGGGCGAGCCCCCCTTCTACGAGCCCGGCCTGCCGGAGCTCCTGCGCGCGGGCGTCGACGCCGGCACGCTGCGCTTCACGACGGACATCTCGGAGGCCGCGGGCAGCGACGTCGTCTTCATCGCCGTCGGCACGCCCCAGAAGGCGGGTTCCGACGCGGCCGACCTCACCTACGTCGACGCCGCGGTCGAGTCGCTCCTGCCGCATCTCGCGGCCGGCACCCTCGTGGCCGGCAAGTCGACGGTGCCCGTCGGCACCGCGCAGCGCCTCGCCGACCTCGTCGCCCCCACCGGCGCCTCGCTCGCCTGGAACCCCGAGTTCCTGCGCGAGGGCTTCGCGGTGGAGGACACGCTGCGCCCCGACCGGCTCGTCTACGGCGTCGCCGACGGCGACGACTCGGCCATCGCCTCCCTCGACGCTGTCTACGCCTCCATCCTCGAGCGCGGCACCGACCGCCTCGTCGTGAACTTCGCCACGGCCGAGCTCGTGAAGGTCTCTGCCAACGCCTTCCTCGCGACGAAGATCTCGTTCATCAACGCGATGGCCGAGCTCTCGGAGACCGTGGGCGCCGACGTCACGCAGCTCGCCGACGCGATCGGCCTCGACGCGCGCATCGGCCGCCGCTTCCTGAACGCCGGCCTCGGCTTCGGCGGCGGCTGCCTGCCCAAGGACATCCGAGCCTTCCAGGCCCGCGCCGACGAGCTCGGCCACGGCGAGACGCTCGGCTTCCTGCGAGAGGTCGACCAGATCAACCTGCGCCGCCGCGACCGCATGGTCGCGCTCGTCGAGCAGGAGCTCGAGCGCGTCGGCGGCGACCGCGTGGCCGTGCTCGGCCTCGCCTTCAAGCCCAACAGCGACGACGTGCGCGACTCGCCCGCGCTTGACGTCGCCCGCCGCCTGCAGGAGGGCGGCCGCGTCGTGCGGGCCTTCGACCCGGAGGCCAAGGGGACCGCGCTGCGCATCGTCCCGACGCTCCCGATCGTCGACTCGGTCGAGGAGGCCGTCGACGGCGCCGACGTCATCGCGCTCGGCACCGAGTGGCAGCACTTCCGCGACATCGACCCCGTGCGCCTCGCGGAGCTCACCCCCGCGCGCGTCGTGATCGACGGCCGCAACGCGCTCGACGCCGCCGCCTGGTCGGCCGCCGGCTTCACCGTCCTGGCGCTCGGCCGCCCCGACACCCCCGCCGCATGATCGTCGGCGTGGTCGGAGGCGGGCAGCTCGCCCGCATGATGATCCCCGCGGCCGTGGCGCTCGGCATCGAGCTGCGCGTGCTCGCCGAGGGCGAGGGCATGTCGGCGTCGCTCGCGGCGACCGCCGTCGGCGACTACCGCGACGAGGCGGCTGTGCTCGCCTTCGCGGAGGGCGTGGACGTCATCACCTTCGACCACGAGCACGTGCCGCAGGCGGTGCTCCGCGCGCTCGTCGAGGCAGGCCACCAGGTGCACCCGGGCCCCGACGCGCTGCGCTTCGCCCAGGACAAGCGCGAGATGCGCGCCCGCATGGCCGAGCTCGGCGCGCCGCAGCCCGACTGGGCGCCCGTCGACTCGGCCGACGACCTCGCCGCCTTCGTCGCCGAGCACGGCGGCGCAGGAGTGCTGAAGACCGCGACCGGCGGCTACGACGGGAAGGGCGTGCGCGTCGTGCGCTCGGTCGAGGAGGCTGCCGACTGGCTCGCGGGCGCCGCGGCCGGCGGCCCGCGCCTGCTCGTCGAGGAGCTCGTGCCGTTCCGCCGCGAGCTCGCGCAGCTCGTGGCGCGTCGTCCGTCGGGCGAGACCGTCGTGTGGCCGCTCGTGCAGACGATCCAGCAGGACTCGATCTGCGCCGAGGTGCTCGCGCCGGCGCCGGACGCCGCGAGCATCCAGCCCGTCGTCGACGACGTCGCGCGCTCGATCGCCGAGGGCCTGGGCGTCACGGGCGTGCTCGCGGTGGAGCTGTTCGAGACCTCCGACGGCCGCGTGCTCATCAACGAGCTCGCGATGCGGCCGCACAACTCGGGTCACTGGACGATCGACGGCGCCACGACGAGCCAGTTCGAGCAGCACCTCCGGGCCGTGCTCGACCTGCCGCTCGGTGCGACGGGCGTGCTCGCGCCCGCGGCCGTGATGGTGAACGTCATCGGCGGCCCCGCCTCGGGCGCGATGGCCGACCGCTACGCGGGCGCGCTCGCGGCGCACCCGGACGTCAAGGTCCACTCCTACGCGAAGTCGACGCGGGTCGGCCGCAAGGTCGGGCACGTCACCGCGATCGGCGACGACCTCGACGAGGTCGCCTACCGGGCCCGCGCCGCCGCCGCGCACTTCGACGCCTGACCGGCGCGCGGCGACGCGCCGCGCGCCGCGCCCCCGCCCGCCGCGCCTCCGCCCGCCGCCGGAGCGGCGATCGCCTCCGTGCGGTCGCTTCCGGCCCTCCGTGTGGTCGCTTCGCGCCCCGAAGTCGCCCTGTGGAGGGCGCGAAGCGACCACACCTCGATGGGTGGGTCGGGGCGTGCGGGCGCTGACACGGGTGGTCGGACCTCAGCGTCGGAGGACGTCGGGCGCCAGGCAGGTGGACCAGAAGCCCCGGCGCTCCACCGCTCGCGACGCCGCCTCGCGACGGCGCTCGCGGACCTCTCGCGCGAAGGCCTCCACGGCGGCACGCCCCTCTGCCCGATGGTGGTGGGCGCCGAAGCGTCGGATGCGCCACCCCAGCGCCTGGGGCGCCTCGAGGCGATCAAGATCGATCGCGCGCTGGCGCGGATCGGACCAGTGCTGCAGGCCGTCGTACTCCCAGCCCATCCGGAGCTCGGGCCATCCGCCGTCGAGCCGCAGCAGGAAGCGGCCGGCCTCGTCGAAGACGGAGAGGTTCAGGTGGTCGGTGCGCGCGCCGAGGCCGTCGAGGAGCAGGCGGTGCTCCGTCTCGCGCGGCGACTCCGCGCCGACGGCGCAGTCGCGCACCGCGGCGATCGCCCGTCCGATGCGGGGAGCGCCCCGCCGCCGCTCGCAGTGGTGGAGCAGGTCGCCGCGATCGATCCGGGCGTCGCCGCGTCGGTGCGAGACGAGCCAGTCGGCGACCGCCACGAGCGCGCGGTGCTCGAGCAGCGTGGCGAGGTGCACGAAGGTGTCGATCGGGGCCGTCACGCGCAGGCCCGCGGCCGTCGTCGTGCTCGTGCGCAGCCGGTGCCCGACGACGCCGGCGCGCCGCATCCTGCTCCCCGCCGTCGGCGCGGCCACGTGGATCGGCTCCGCGGGCCCGAGCGGCGGCAGCGGCATGCCGAGGAGCCGCGCGGCGGTCGTGTGCGAGAAGCAGTGGTCGGCTCGCGCGACGAGCGCGATCGCGTCGAGGAGCAGGCGCTCGTCGTCTCCCGCGAGGCTCCGCAGCGCGCGCACGCCCCGCGCCGGGATCGAGAACCTGGCGGCGCGCAGGCGCTTGGCGGTCGCGCCTGCAGCCATGGCGTCCGCGACGAGGAACGGCTGGTGGTCACGCATCCGAGCATGGTGACGACCCCGGCGCCCGCTCGCTCGCAGCGGTCGGCGCGCTGTGGATCAGCACCGGCTCGAGCGGCGTGGCTGTGGTCGCTCCGCGCCCGCCGAGATGCTCCAGGAGGGCGCGGAGCGACCACACCATGGGCGGGAGGTGACCATACCCCTGCGGCGCGGCGCGCGCCGGGTGCGGGCGGGCCTGCGCGGCACGCGTACCCTGGAGTGCATGCCTGCGGTCAGCATCATCATGGGTTCGGACTCCGACTGGCGGGTCATGGAGGCGGCCAAGGCCGTGCTCGATGAGCTCGGCATCGAGGCGGAGGTCGACGTCGTCTCGGCGCACCGCACCCCCGAGAAGATGGTCGGGTTCGCGCGCGGCGCCGCCGACCGGGGCGTCCGCGTCATCATCGCCGGCGCCGGGGGCGCCGCCCACCTGCCCGGCATGGTCGCCTCGATGACGCGCCTGCCCGTCGTGGGCGTGCCCGTCCCGCTCGAGCGGCTCGACGGCCTCGACAGCCTGCTCTCGATCGTGCAGATGCCCGCGGGCATCCCCGTCGCCACCGTGTCGATCGGCGGCGCCCGCAACGCCGGCATCCTCGCCGCGCGCATCCTCGGCACCGCCGACGCGGGGATCGCGGCCAGGCTCGACGCCTTCGCCGCCGACCTCGAGCGCCAGGTGGGCGAGAAGGCGCGCGCCCTGCAGGAGCGGGTGGGCGGCACCGCATGACGCTGCTGCGGGCAGGATCGCCGATGCGTCACCCGAACACGGGCGACGCGGCCGTGATGCAGCGTCGCGGCTGGTGGCTCGTCGCCATCGGCTTCCTGCTGCCCGGCAGCGCCCAGGTGCTCGCGGGCAACCGCAGGCTCGGGCGCGTCGGCATCGTCGCCACGATCGCGCTCGTCGCGCTCGTCGCGGTCGCCGCGATCCTCTGGGTCGCGTGGCGCGGGGCGCTGCTCGCGCTCGTCGGCACGGTCGCGGGCCTGCTCGTCGTGGAGGTCGTCCTCATCGCCTACGCGGTGCTGTGGCTCGTGCTCGGCCTCGACACGCTGCGCCTGGCGCGCCTGCCCAGCGTGCGAGGCCGAGCCCGCGCAGGCATCGCCGCCCTCGCGATCGTCGCGACCGTCGCGCCGGCGGCCCTCGCGGGCTACGGCGCGAGCCTCGTCGACACGTCGCGCACCGTCGTCGCCGACCTCTTCCAGGCCAGCGGCCCTCCTGTCGAGCCCATCGACGGCCGCTACACGTTCCTGCTCCTCGGCGGCGACGCCGGGGACGACCGCGTGGGCCTGCGCGCCGACTCGATGACCGTCGTCACCGTCAACGCCGAGACGGGTGCCGCGACGATGATCGGCGTGCCGCGCAACATGCGCAACGCGCCCTTCTCGGAGGGCTCGCCCATGTGGGGGCCGTGGCCGAACGGCTTCGACTGCGAGTCGAGCGACTGCCTGCTGAACGGCACCTACACCTACGGCGAGGCCCATCCCGAGCTCTACCCGGACGCCGTCGCGAACGGCTCGAGCCCCGGCATCGAGGCGACCCGCGATGCGGTCGAGGGCGTGACGGGCGTGCCGCTGCAGTTCTTCGTGCTCGTCGACATGCACGGCTTCGAGGACCTCATCGACGCCCTCGGCGGCATCGAGATCGAGGTGACCGAGCGGGTGCCGATCGCCATCGAGGGCGAGCCGGTGCGCGAGTGGATCGAGCCCGGCACCCGCACGCTCGACGGCCACGACGCGCTCTGGTACGCCCGCAGCCGCGCGGGCTCCTCCGACTACGCGCGCATGGCGCGCCAGCGGCAGGTGCAGGAGGCGCTCGTGGCGAACTTCACGCCCGACGTGCTGCTCACGAAGTACTCCGAGCTCGCGTCGGCCGGCGTCGACATGGTGGAGACCGACATCCCGCAGTCGATGGTCGGCAGCCTGTCGGAGCTGGCGCTCGAGACGCGCCGGTCCGAGATCACGAACCTCGAGCTCGTGCCGGACTCGGGCGTCAACACGGGCGACCCCGACTTCGAGCAGATCCACGCCATGGTGCAGCAGGCGCTCGCGGCCGCGGACGCCGTGCCCACGCCCACGCCCACGCCCACGCCGAGCCCGTAGCGGCGCGCCGCTACAGCTCGGCGTGCAGCTGCCACACCTGGGCGGCGGCGGCCTCCCAGGTGAAGGCGCGGGCGCGGTCCTGCGCGTGCAGGCCGAGGCGCGTGCGCTCGTCGCCGTCGTCGAGCAGGCGGCCGAGGGAGGCCGCGAGGCGGTCGGGCCCGCCGACGACGGGCACGCTCGCCTCGCCGCCGATCTCGAGCAGCGAGCGGGTGGCGGCGTGCACGGTGGGCGTGCCGAGGGCGGCTGCCTCGAGGAGCGTGAGCCCCAGCGCGTCCGCCTCCGAGACGTGGAGGTGCGCGAGGGCGCGCGCGTAGGCGACGGCGAGGTCGGCGTCGTCGAGGTCGCCGACCATGATGATGCGGCCCGCGGGGATGCCGGCCTCCACGGCGAGCGCCGCGAGGGTCGTCTCGCCCCAGCTCACGGGCCCGGCGACGACGACCCGGACGTCGGGCATGGAGCGGCTCGCGACGGTCGCGACGAGGCGCTCCGCCTGGCCGCGCGCGCCCGGCGAGGTCACGGCGAGCACGTACTCGTCCGGCAGGCCGAGGCGCCGCACCGTCCCGGCGTCGTCCTCGGGCGCCCGCAGCCAGGCGGCGGGGGCCGGGTGGATGACGCGCGCGCGATCGCCCACGTCGAAGCGCTCCGCGAGGTCCTCGGCGACGGCGGTCGTCGGCACGACGATGCCGTCGGCGCGCCGCACCGAGCGGTGCAGCGCGCGCTCGAACCAGCGGGCCTTCCGCTCGGAGCGGTCCGAGAGCGGCTGGAGGCCGTGCAGCGTGACCGTCACCTGGTCGCCCGTGCCCGCGTCGAGGCCGGTGGGCGCGAGCAGGCTCGTGGAGTGCACGAGGCCGCGCACGGGCAGCGTCGTGAGCGAGCGGAGCCACGCCTGCCGCAGCTCCCTGGCGGGCACGGCGGTCTGGCGCAGCTCGGCGAGCCCCGGGACGAGGGCGTGCACGCGCTCCTCGCGCGCGGGGGAGATGCGTGCGGCGAGTCCTGCGACCTCGAAGCCATCGGGGGCGGTCGCCACGAGGGCGCGGGCGATCTCGGCGCCGTAGCGGCCGACCATCGTCGTGGAGCGCTCGCCGACCTCGTCGAGGACGACCGTGAGGCGGCCGGTCACGCCGCGACCTCGCCGCGCGCGACCGCCTCGTGGAGCGCCTCGCGCCAGGGGCGCATGGGCGCGAGGCCACGGGCCGCCCAGGCATCGTGCGCGAGC
This genomic interval carries:
- a CDS encoding DNA topoisomerase IB — its product is MVRLRRATPNEDPGIRRRRSGSGWSFRHDSGRPVSVADRERAQALAIPPAWRDVWIAADERAHIQAIGVDDAGRTQYRYHEAWRERRDRMKHERALDLAEALPAMRRRVTRELALEALPRERVLAAALRLLDLVAIRAGGDAYAEEHGSHGLMTLLCRHATVTGDAIRLKFPAKSGQRFDTTIEDGPLARCIEDLKAGRSARSRLLAWRDEEGAHPLRDASLNAAVKEATGGEFTAKDFRTLHGTIVAAVALARAREVGTAAERKRAMKAAVDEAAEALGNTPTVARASYIDPEVFARFEDGETIGLRGARERALLDLLR
- a CDS encoding acyl-CoA carboxylase subunit epsilon; the protein is MNDPAATEPRDDRPILEVVGGSPTAEERAAVEAVLVGLADEWAETKHRRVLDTESEWQSKSRSAEGGRWKAD
- a CDS encoding acyl-CoA carboxylase subunit beta codes for the protein MTDETTAAVPASTTASRIADLRDRHREAVTDKEAKARDKQGAKGKKTARERIEQFVDQGSFVEFDAYVRHRTSAFGMEANRPYGDAVVTGIGTVHGRRVAVYAQDFTTFGGSLGEVAGEKIIKIQDYAMKVGVPIVGMLDSGGARIQEGVVALGKYGEIFRRNTAASGVIPQISIVMGPAAGGAVYSPALTDFVVMVDKSSHMFVTGPDVIKTVTGEEVGFEELGGGRTHNTVSGVSHYLAADEDDALDYVRALLAYLPDNNQSEVPAYDHTAERVVNDADRRLNTVIPDSPNQPYDVLTIIETLMDDREFLEVQPLYAPNIVIGFGRLEGRTIGVIANQPKQMAGTLNIEAGEKAARFVRFCDSFSIPILTVVDVPGYLPGTDQEWSGVIRRGAKLLYAYAEATVPMVTVITRKAYGGAYIVMGSKQLGADINIAWPSAEIAVMGGQGAVNILYRTEIKEAEAAGEDVAAVRSRLASEYTYNVASPFLAAERGELDGIIEPAETRVAVTRAFRALRTKRVQRPERKHGNIPL
- a CDS encoding biotin--[acetyl-CoA-carboxylase] ligase, with product MLFPGAARIATVIELGAVGSTFDAVDERADHLTTWATLDQRAGRGRLGREWVSPAGKCLAATVLVRTKGLSEEAVGWLPLAAGLALADALDPLVADRARIKWPNDVLVEGRKVAGILCERRTTGVAVGFGVNLTLTRAELPTDAATSLTLEGADATATVLADCVLAHVVRSLGDLLPALGSEPLRAAVASQLATIGRDVRVTLPAGELRGRAVGLGPHGELQVESEGEIVDVRAGDVVHVR
- a CDS encoding PH domain-containing protein — protein: MPAGEERVIARMRPHARVLVVPVLVLWAAIGLGTLLVDRVDWPLWNTAVWTVAGLVVALLTVVPTLAWLSRGFVFTTERVVIRSGFGGTRRETMLSRVHDVTVRRRGLQALFGAGDVLLSTGGDRAVVLADVPLASLVQRMLSEQLGARGIAMPEPPPGR
- a CDS encoding UDP-glucose dehydrogenase family protein, with translation MKIAVIGCGYLGAVHAAAMASLGYETVGVDVDEAKVDRLRRGEPPFYEPGLPELLRAGVDAGTLRFTTDISEAAGSDVVFIAVGTPQKAGSDAADLTYVDAAVESLLPHLAAGTLVAGKSTVPVGTAQRLADLVAPTGASLAWNPEFLREGFAVEDTLRPDRLVYGVADGDDSAIASLDAVYASILERGTDRLVVNFATAELVKVSANAFLATKISFINAMAELSETVGADVTQLADAIGLDARIGRRFLNAGLGFGGGCLPKDIRAFQARADELGHGETLGFLREVDQINLRRRDRMVALVEQELERVGGDRVAVLGLAFKPNSDDVRDSPALDVARRLQEGGRVVRAFDPEAKGTALRIVPTLPIVDSVEEAVDGADVIALGTEWQHFRDIDPVRLAELTPARVVIDGRNALDAAAWSAAGFTVLALGRPDTPAA
- a CDS encoding 5-(carboxyamino)imidazole ribonucleotide synthase, with product MIVGVVGGGQLARMMIPAAVALGIELRVLAEGEGMSASLAATAVGDYRDEAAVLAFAEGVDVITFDHEHVPQAVLRALVEAGHQVHPGPDALRFAQDKREMRARMAELGAPQPDWAPVDSADDLAAFVAEHGGAGVLKTATGGYDGKGVRVVRSVEEAADWLAGAAAGGPRLLVEELVPFRRELAQLVARRPSGETVVWPLVQTIQQDSICAEVLAPAPDAASIQPVVDDVARSIAEGLGVTGVLAVELFETSDGRVLINELAMRPHNSGHWTIDGATTSQFEQHLRAVLDLPLGATGVLAPAAVMVNVIGGPASGAMADRYAGALAAHPDVKVHSYAKSTRVGRKVGHVTAIGDDLDEVAYRARAAAAHFDA
- the purE gene encoding 5-(carboxyamino)imidazole ribonucleotide mutase, coding for MPAVSIIMGSDSDWRVMEAAKAVLDELGIEAEVDVVSAHRTPEKMVGFARGAADRGVRVIIAGAGGAAHLPGMVASMTRLPVVGVPVPLERLDGLDSLLSIVQMPAGIPVATVSIGGARNAGILAARILGTADAGIAARLDAFAADLERQVGEKARALQERVGGTA
- a CDS encoding LCP family protein — its product is MRHPNTGDAAVMQRRGWWLVAIGFLLPGSAQVLAGNRRLGRVGIVATIALVALVAVAAILWVAWRGALLALVGTVAGLLVVEVVLIAYAVLWLVLGLDTLRLARLPSVRGRARAGIAALAIVATVAPAALAGYGASLVDTSRTVVADLFQASGPPVEPIDGRYTFLLLGGDAGDDRVGLRADSMTVVTVNAETGAATMIGVPRNMRNAPFSEGSPMWGPWPNGFDCESSDCLLNGTYTYGEAHPELYPDAVANGSSPGIEATRDAVEGVTGVPLQFFVLVDMHGFEDLIDALGGIEIEVTERVPIAIEGEPVREWIEPGTRTLDGHDALWYARSRAGSSDYARMARQRQVQEALVANFTPDVLLTKYSELASAGVDMVETDIPQSMVGSLSELALETRRSEITNLELVPDSGVNTGDPDFEQIHAMVQQALAAADAVPTPTPTPTPSP
- a CDS encoding glycosyltransferase family protein encodes the protein MTGRLTVVLDEVGERSTTMVGRYGAEIARALVATAPDGFEVAGLAARISPAREERVHALVPGLAELRQTAVPARELRQAWLRSLTTLPVRGLVHSTSLLAPTGLDAGTGDQVTVTLHGLQPLSDRSERKARWFERALHRSVRRADGIVVPTTAVAEDLAERFDVGDRARVIHPAPAAWLRAPEDDAGTVRRLGLPDEYVLAVTSPGARGQAERLVATVASRSMPDVRVVVAGPVSWGETTLAALAVEAGIPAGRIIMVGDLDDADLAVAYARALAHLHVSEADALGLTLLEAAALGTPTVHAATRSLLEIGGEASVPVVGGPDRLAASLGRLLDDGDERTRLGLHAQDRARAFTWEAAAAQVWQLHAEL